A genome region from Nicotiana tabacum cultivar K326 chromosome 13, ASM71507v2, whole genome shotgun sequence includes the following:
- the LOC107760219 gene encoding uncharacterized protein LOC107760219 — protein sequence MAITNEDNGSTHEAVAVAPVIDQHHPLFLQPSDTPGSSLISVKLIGPENYTLWSSAMGVSLLGKSKLGFVNGRYRKEKFPLVLHELWEKCNAIVLSRIMNSVCAELLSDMVYASSADKVWMDLKETFDKVNGSRVLYLHKQIATLAQGL from the coding sequence ATGGCGATTACTAACGAGGACaatggatcgactcacgaagcTGTAGCTGTAGCACCAGTGATCGATCAGCATCATCCATTGTTTCTGCAACCGAGTGACACTCCAGGCAGTTCTCTCATCTCTGTCAAGCTCATAGGACCTGAGAATTACACTTTGTGGAGTAGTGCTATGGGCGTTAGTCTGCTAGGTAAAAGTAAGCTAGGGTTTGTAAATGGAAGGTATAGAAAAGAAAAGTTTCCTCTTGTTCTTCATGAACTCTGGGAAAAATGTAATGCTATAGTCCTATCGCGGATTATGAACTCTGTGTGTGCTGAATTGCTAAGTGACATGGTCTATGCTTCGAGTGCTGACAAAGTGTGGATGGACCTCAAAGAGACATTTGATAAAGTTAATGGTTCTAGAGTGTTATATCTGCATAAACAAATTGCAACTCTGGCTCAAGGACTGTAA